The following are encoded in a window of Spirochaetota bacterium genomic DNA:
- the nadC gene encoding carboxylating nicotinate-nucleotide diphosphorylase: MSELEQNPGVLALIDAAVNEDLGPGDVTSNAIFGEGDAARARIVAKAAGVLCGAWIVRAVYGRIDPAVGVSILMEEGARLVPGNVVVSLEGPVKSILGGERIALNFFQRMSGIATKTASLCALIGDGALRVLDTRKTLPGFRLLDKYSVKTGGGTNHRMGLYDMVMIKDNHIRAAGGIRQAMEKVRAAYGTAYRTEIEATTLDEVQEAMDSGADSIMLDNMDIPAMKRAVALVAGRAKIEISGNVDETSIVRLKDVGADFVSIGALTHSVAAFDFSMKFD; this comes from the coding sequence ATGAGCGAGCTCGAGCAAAACCCCGGCGTCCTTGCGCTGATAGACGCCGCCGTGAACGAGGACCTGGGCCCCGGAGACGTTACCTCGAACGCGATCTTTGGCGAAGGGGACGCCGCGCGCGCCCGGATCGTCGCCAAGGCGGCGGGGGTGCTCTGTGGCGCCTGGATCGTGCGCGCGGTATACGGACGGATAGACCCGGCCGTGGGGGTATCGATACTCATGGAGGAGGGAGCGCGCCTCGTACCCGGAAACGTGGTCGTCTCGCTCGAGGGCCCGGTGAAATCGATCCTGGGCGGAGAGCGCATCGCCCTGAACTTTTTCCAGCGCATGTCCGGGATCGCCACGAAAACCGCGTCACTGTGCGCGCTCATCGGGGACGGCGCGCTCCGGGTGCTCGATACGCGCAAGACCCTACCCGGCTTCCGGCTCCTGGACAAGTATTCGGTGAAAACCGGCGGGGGTACGAACCACCGGATGGGCCTCTACGACATGGTGATGATCAAGGACAACCACATCCGCGCCGCGGGCGGCATACGGCAGGCGATGGAAAAGGTGCGCGCGGCCTACGGCACCGCGTATCGGACCGAAATCGAGGCGACCACCCTGGACGAGGTTCAAGAGGCGATGGATTCCGGGGCCGATAGTATCATGCTGGACAACATGGACATCCCCGCGATGAAGCGCGCCGTCGCGCTCGTTGCGGGAAGGGCGAAGATCGAAATTTCGGGTAACGTCGACGAAACAAGCATCGTACGGCTGAAGGACGTCGGGGCCGACTTCGTGTCTATCGGCGCCCTCACCCACTCCGTGGCCGCCTTCGATTTTTCCATGAAATTCGACTGA
- a CDS encoding 3-hydroxybutyryl-CoA dehydrogenase (converts (S)-3-hydroxybutanoyl-CoA to 3-acetoacetyl-CoA) codes for MELFGIIGAGIMGLELAEHISERGLRVILYDNNPVQRDVALARVRARMERHEREGKTGAGKADAAMGLIQISAEIEGLAAADIILECVTEDLATKKALFARLDEICKPEVILASITSSISITAIASATRRPESVIGIHFLNPVRVMRLVEIVCGLATTRETFATAKQVVKKLGKEYVEARDYPGFLLNRILMPMINEAIYALYENAGSVEAIDKVMKLGMNHPMGALELADLVGLDIVLAVIEELYRGFGDPKYRPCPLLKQYVAAGYLGRKSGRGFYTY; via the coding sequence ATGGAACTTTTCGGGATCATCGGCGCGGGGATTATGGGACTCGAGCTCGCGGAACATATAAGCGAGCGCGGCCTAAGGGTGATACTCTACGACAATAACCCCGTTCAGCGCGACGTCGCGCTCGCCCGGGTGCGCGCGCGCATGGAGCGCCACGAGCGCGAGGGAAAGACAGGCGCCGGCAAGGCCGATGCGGCGATGGGTCTCATCCAGATATCAGCGGAAATCGAGGGACTCGCTGCGGCGGATATCATCCTGGAATGCGTGACCGAGGACCTCGCCACGAAGAAAGCGCTGTTCGCGCGGCTCGACGAGATTTGCAAGCCGGAAGTGATCCTCGCCTCGATCACCTCGTCCATCTCGATTACCGCGATCGCCTCCGCGACCCGCAGGCCGGAATCCGTGATCGGCATTCACTTCCTGAATCCCGTACGCGTCATGCGCCTCGTGGAAATCGTGTGCGGCCTGGCGACGACGCGCGAGACCTTCGCCACGGCGAAACAGGTGGTGAAGAAGCTCGGGAAAGAGTACGTGGAAGCGCGCGACTATCCCGGCTTCCTCCTGAACCGGATCCTCATGCCCATGATCAACGAGGCGATCTACGCGCTCTACGAGAACGCCGGAAGCGTCGAGGCGATCGACAAGGTGATGAAGCTGGGCATGAACCATCCCATGGGGGCGCTCGAGCTCGCCGACCTCGTGGGCCTGGATATCGTGCTCGCGGTCATCGAGGAATTGTACCGCGGCTTTGGGGACCCGAAATACAGGCCGTGCCCGCTCCTGAAACAGTATGTCGCCGCCGGGTACCTGGGGAGAAAATCGGGAAGGGGCTTTTACACGTACTGA